Below is a window of Bos indicus isolate NIAB-ARS_2022 breed Sahiwal x Tharparkar chromosome 19, NIAB-ARS_B.indTharparkar_mat_pri_1.0, whole genome shotgun sequence DNA.
gacaggggagcctggtgggctgccatctatggggtcgcacagagtcggacacgactgaagcgacttagcagcagcagcagcagcagcaactcatcATCCTAGTCAATTGGGCTCCGGCCCCGAAAACCAAGTGTCCGAGGTGGGGTGGGCCTCCCcagtcactcatttattcattcaacacacaccaccccccaaccctgccccGGCTCCCCAGGCCTGGTGCTGGGGATGCCCAAGGGTGTGAGATACAGCGTAGGATGAGACGCGATGTCCAGAGAGCCCCAGCGCAGGGGTTTGGATATGGACATCTGGGAAAGAGTCCGGCCTCCGGAGCTGTGGGGTGAGAATCCCTGGGAACTTCTCCTCCGTAAAGTTGGAGACAGCCGAGCAGGAGGCGGGGACTTAGGGCGAAAGCCCGGGGCACCAGAGTAGCGCAGGCAGGACCTGCGCATGCGTGGGAGGAGACTTTGGCGTCCTCCAGTGTCGTCAAGGTAACCGTGATCGCCGCAGCTGGCCATGGCCTCAGGAATTGGAGGGAGCTGGAGTCAACCCCCAGCACAGACTGCAGCCCCGATGGTGAGGGCTGAGTCAGGGAGCGGAGCCTGCCTTTATCTGGACGGCCTTGTGGGCAGGCGAGGGTCAGGGGCTGAGTTGGGGAAATATTCCTGGAGGTTTGAAACCCTGGAGGGGTGGTGAGGAGAGAGGCCCCGGCCAGAGAGGAAGAGACTTGACAGAGAACTGGGAGGCCGTGGGGGCGCAGAAGAGGAGAAGCTCCTGCAGGTTTAGGGGCTCCCCATCCCTTCCCCGCCTGCCTGACTGGGCCCCCTTCCCCCCCAGCCCTGGGTGACCATTCTGCAGCCCCTCCCGTGGACCATCCCACCTACATCCCCGCAGCCAGGCCTCGTGAAGGAAGGTGAGACTCCGGGAGTTCTCCATTTTGTACCCTGCTCTGCCCGCCACATTCTCTGGGCGCCCGCCACCCGACCCATCCACTCCCGGGGCAGGACGCTGGGGAAATGACCCTGGCGTCGCCAGCAAGGGCAGGGGAAGGGCTGGCGGGGGCCTGCTGAACTCCCGTCCCCTAGACCTGCTGGAGCTGATGATGCTACAGAACGTTCAGATGAACCAGCTCTTTCTGAGTGGCCAGGTGGCAGCGGTGCTCAACCAGGGGCTTTCCTGGACTAACCCACAGGTGCGTTGCCTGGGAGTGGGGGTAGACTGCCAGAGCTGCCCACCTGCAGGGACAGAGGCGGGCAAACATTTGGGGTTCCCTCTAtcttgagagaaaaaaagaaaatcaggcaACAGAGGAGCCAAAGTCAGCCCACATCTATGTGGCTTCTCTGTTTGgcatctattatgtgccagatagCCGTGACATCCTCCATGGAGTCGAGGTAGGGGGTCCCAAAATCCAGACCACTCAGGTCTTGTGTTCAAAGATCCCCTGCCAGTGCATCACCCTTTGGACTCCCAAGGACAGAGAGGCTCCACTGTACCCTGGGACTATAGGGTACCTGATATATTACTAGGGGCTCAATTGCTTTTGTTGAACAAGTGACTGAAGAAATGAATGACTATGAATACAAAGCAACTTTGGCTGTGACTGGTACAAATTGTGAGGGCCACCTGGTTGGGGTTCCTCAGAAGAGCACGTGGCCTTAGAACCAGTCCTTAAGAGCCAGGTAGaggacctggagaatcccagggatgggggagcctggtgggctgctgtctactgggtcgtacagagtcagacactactgaagcgacttagcagcagcagcagcagcagcagaggaattccttggtggtccagtgttaggACTACGAGCTTCCACTGCTGGAGAAcccggagttcaatccctggtcagggaactaagatcccagaagcttCTTGtggggccaaaaagaaaaaaaaaaaagccaggtagGATTCTGATGCTTGAAGGAGGTGAGGGGTGTACAGTCCACCATCTAGGTGAACAGTGACAAAGGCAGAGACAGAATGGAGGAAACCTTGTGtacttctgtgtgtatgtgtgtcggGGGGTACATGGGAGGAGCTCTAAGGAGGAGCCTTATTTAGCAGACGATAGGCACCCTGAGAGGTCTGCAGGAGTGACAGCTGGGTGGAGAGAGGATGCCAGTCAGCTTGGAGGGAGCAGAGACGAGGTTCAAGAAGGGGCTGGTCAGAGGCAGAGGGAGACCCTGAGGAGCTGCTGCCATCCCATCCCTTCACCCCTCCCCTGTCAGCCCTGAAGGTGGGGATGGCCCTGGGATGAGCACGCCACCTCAACAGGGGCATAAGTGGATCAGGGACTGGGGCTTGAGATGGGCTGGGACCTGGAAGTCTTTACAgaagtgcttgcacctggactaACCATCAATGGGaaacaaagaaactaaaaataactgcacgCATGCCGCAGCTGGGGCACTTATGAACAATAAGCTACAAAAAGGTCACAAATCAACTGCCGTTTCTGAGCTTCAGGGAGCAAAACAAGGGGACTGCGCATGATCCCTGCACACGGCACCACCCAGAGAGTGGGCGGACCACCTAAGCCACTCCTCCAGCCCAACCCACCCATCAGCCTGGAGCTTGGGCACCCGACGACTCTCATTCTCACTCTCTGGTGCGGCTTGAGGCCCAGTGAATCATCAGCCTGAATTCCTTGGCTGGCTTATTAAAATCTATTGATTAAagagttgtatccgactctttgtgaccccatggactatatggtccatggaattctccaggccagaatactggagtgggtagccgttcccttctccaggggatcttcccaacccagggatcgaatccaactctcccacattgcaggcagattctttaccagctgagccactagggaagcccaagaatactggagtgggtagcctatcccttgtctATTAAAGAGTCCAGTGACCCTGGATCGGTAAGAGGGTGAggccagggggactcctgagccCAGCTCTGGAGCCATATTTGGGTCCCTCCAGTCCCTGCTTGGCTACTTAGGAGCTGGGTAACCTTAGAAAAGCTGCTTaacctgtgagcctcagttttcccacctgcAGAATAAGGAATAAATGTCTCCAAAGTGCTTTGCTTGCTTGTCTTAAATGCTCAAAAAACAGGAGCCGTTTTGAGCTGTGTATCTGAAGAAATAATTCAGAGGAATGGAGGACCAGGGGCAGGGAGAATCTGACGCTATATTGTCTCCCCTCCCATCTTGCACAATCCCCAGGTCTCCCTGGAGGTTCAACACCAGGAGGAGACGGAACCCCAGGAGGAGGGGCCTCTGGTTTTCCACCACCACTACCTGCCCTGCACCATGTCTGCCCTGGGGCCCCTGCTCCCCTGGCCaggccctctcctttcccctcccctacACCAGCCCCGCGTGCAGGATTCAGCTGAGATTCAGCATCACCCTCCTGCGCCTGGAAAAAGGGGGGTGTAAGTGAGGCTGGGGGTCTGGGTGCTGCCAAGGCTTTGGTCCGGGGGTGGAAGAACTGGCCAGGatctgtgggtggggtggggagacctGTGGGTCAAATTGCAGAGGCAACTCTGAGAACTCTGATGGGGggtttcttttcccttccccatCTAAGGAGAGCGGTGCCCCCACCTCCACCGCCCAGTGCCACGGGAACTGTGGGTGCAGATGTACCTCCAGCTTCAGGTAGGGACCAGGTGGGTGGTCAGCAGGGCCCAGGCCAAGGGGTGGATCTGAAGGCTGGGAGGGCCATGTGCCCTGAGGTGGGGGGCATGTCGTATTGTCATCATTACAGACAGCGGGTCTGTCCCCTTAACTCGCCCttggggacgactgaggatgctTCTCCCCCCAGACTACTACGATGCTGAGAGCTCATGATGAGGACAGATAGCAGCCCTGGGGCCAGGCCAGCTTCATTGAAGAGTTGGAAACAGCCGCCCTGGAGTCCCCATGTCCATCTCATGCCTAACAACCCCTTTCTACACCTGCCAACCCTTCTTACCCCCCTATCCCCAACCAGGCCATCTCCCCAGGGTGGATGAGTCCCATCTCCACCACACGGAGACCTTGAACCAACCTGATATCTGATCCATGGTGAGAGCCCCTTAGAGCCCCGTCCAGGCCCCAGAAGCCACGTGAAAGGCCAACCCTGTCCCATTGGTCGCTGCCCCGGCTGGCAGAGGCCTGGGAGACGGAGCCCTCCGTCgacctcctcccttcccctctctctggATGACCAGGGCTGCGGGGTCTCCATTTGGCCCAATAACAGAACTGGAGGTAAGAGGCGAGGACAGCTTTCGTTTCCATGGCTCTCAGAAGGCCCAGAGTGGCGGGGGAGGCCTGGCGGGAGGATCCCGGAGCCAAGCCACTGGGGCGCCCACACGCACCCCTGGATGCTGGCTCTGTTGGCAGAAGAGAGAAGTCAGAGCTGTGTCCTGGAGGGCCACGTGGGAACGGAGTGTCTCTCTGCCCTCCTGGGCCAGGGCGggtctccccaccctccctcagGAGGAGTCACTCAGGGTCCCATAAGATGGGTGCCTGGTGCCCGGGCAGGTCGGCCTGGGGGCACACCAGGGCCTGGGTTTGCTGGGGCTCAGGAAGGCCTCTGAAGGAGAGGGCGGAGGGAGGCTGAGGAGATATTTGGAGACAGAGGTTCAGCCAAGCCTGGTGGCTCCCCTTCCTGGCCAATCCCAGGGGGAGACACGAAGGCACGGGGTTAAGTCCAGGTGTTTGTATTCAGGCTGCTTCACATGGTCCCTCAGCCAGGCCTGGACCGCAGCCTAAGGAGCCACACTTGGTTCCAGTGGCCGCCATGACAGTGGCCACGCAGCTCACAGGGGCTGTGCCCGGTGGCTCCGTCTCAGCCTGTTCCAAGCGGCCTGCACTGGGTAATGACCTGTCCGCCCCCGGCGCCACTTCTCGCTGAAGACAAAGCACAGGAAGACGAATGTCACAAACAAGAGCAGCAGCACTATCACGATCGCCATGATCACCATCTGATAGTTGGGCTCGGGCTCTGGGGAGAGAAGGGGTAGAGGTCACAGAAGTCCTCCGGTCCCAGGTGCCAGGCTCCAGAGGGGCAGCTGTCTACCcgtcacccacccacccacccctgggCAGCCTGCTGTCACTCCGCTTTGCAGGGATGAGTGGCAAATGGTGTTATCACTGGAGGGAAGGAGGACAGGGTCCGGGCCACCAGCCGGGCTCTGTGAGACCATGAGGGCAGATGGACTCAGATGGTCCCCTTGCCATGCGCTGCCAGACCTCATAGTCTGCTATGTGGATTGGTCCAGGGCAGCCCCGCCCTGGGCAGAGATGAGGGAGCTTTGGCCAAA
It encodes the following:
- the PRR29 gene encoding proline-rich protein 29 isoform X2, which gives rise to MASGIGGSWSQPPAQTAAPMPWVTILQPLPWTIPPTSPQPGLVKEDLLELMMLQNVQMNQLFLSGQVAAVLNQGLSWTNPQVSLEVQHQEETEPQEEGPLVFHHHYLPCTMSALGPLLPWPGPLLSPPLHQPRVQDSAEIQHHPPAPGKRGVRAVPPPPPPSATGTVGADVPPASDYYDAESS
- the PRR29 gene encoding proline-rich protein 29 isoform X1; this encodes MASGIGGSWSQPPAQTAAPMPWVTILQPLPWTIPPTSPQPGLVKEDLLELMMLQNVQMNQLFLSGQVAAVLNQGLSWTNPQVSLEVQHQEETEPQEEGPLVFHHHYLPCTMSALGPLLPWPGPLLSPPLHQPRVQDSAEIQHHPPAPGKRGVRAVPPPPPPSATGTVGADVPPASGRDQVGGQQGPGQGVDLKAGRAMCPEVGGMSYCHHYRQRVCPLNSPLGTTEDASPPRLLRC